One genomic window of Monodelphis domestica isolate mMonDom1 chromosome 1, mMonDom1.pri, whole genome shotgun sequence includes the following:
- the CEBPG gene encoding CCAAT/enhancer-binding protein gamma isoform X2: MFSLGRSERVPTIVAGCLGQGVFSNYCSLTGKARTHHAQYGTESETTRGLPPGQGHLGTAAPIPARRKPSLTRLRSHSESQPTAREKSLARGVQLWGKGGEGRSLERFSHTFPGSVTLRQTEIPESRPLPEHQLTIGLQRCQLWTEVSSSSGMGFSHWPRRWWFVNVH, encoded by the exons ATGTTTAGTTTGGGAAGGAGCGAGAGGGTTCCTACTATTGTGGCAGGCTGCTTGGGGCAGGGGGTGTTCTCAAATTACTGCTCCCTCACCGGGAAAGCCCGAACACATCACGCTCAGTACGGGACGGAGAGCGAGACCACGCGGGGACTTCCGCCGGGCCAGGGCCATTTGGGAACTGCGGCACCTATACCAGCTCGGCGAAAACCATCATTAACGCGCCTTCGGAGCCACTCGGAGAGCCAGCCCACAGCCAGAGAGAAGAGTTTAGCCAGAGGTGTCCAgctgtgggggaagggaggggaggggaggagtctGGAGAGATTCAGCCACACCTTCCCAGGTTCTGTCACtttaaggcaaacagaaattcCCGAGTCCCGCCCCCTTCCCGAACATCAGCTTACAATTGGCTTACAGAGATGCCAGTTGTGGACGGAGGTTTCATCATCTTCAGGCATGGGGTTTTCCCATTGGCCCAGGCGCTGGTGGTTTGTAAATG TTCACTAA
- the CEBPG gene encoding CCAAT/enhancer-binding protein gamma isoform X1, which translates to MFSLGRSERVPTIVAGCLGQGVFSNYCSLTGKARTHHAQYGTESETTRGLPPGQGHLGTAAPIPARRKPSLTRLRSHSESQPTAREKSLARGVQLWGKGGEGRSLERFSHTFPGSVTLRQTEIPESRPLPEHQLTIGLQRCQLWTEVSSSSGMGFSHWPRRWWFVNGTGKGEGRRVCERARARPGREREAGWFRNRFSPSAGPNSSKSGVGVAPQWGPRWVRLGWRPPSLKKLACSFLIHQSELEPCLPLLSESSSLIGYTKYSLWMIM; encoded by the exons ATGTTTAGTTTGGGAAGGAGCGAGAGGGTTCCTACTATTGTGGCAGGCTGCTTGGGGCAGGGGGTGTTCTCAAATTACTGCTCCCTCACCGGGAAAGCCCGAACACATCACGCTCAGTACGGGACGGAGAGCGAGACCACGCGGGGACTTCCGCCGGGCCAGGGCCATTTGGGAACTGCGGCACCTATACCAGCTCGGCGAAAACCATCATTAACGCGCCTTCGGAGCCACTCGGAGAGCCAGCCCACAGCCAGAGAGAAGAGTTTAGCCAGAGGTGTCCAgctgtgggggaagggaggggaggggaggagtctGGAGAGATTCAGCCACACCTTCCCAGGTTCTGTCACtttaaggcaaacagaaattcCCGAGTCCCGCCCCCTTCCCGAACATCAGCTTACAATTGGCTTACAGAGATGCCAGTTGTGGACGGAGGTTTCATCATCTTCAGGCATGGGGTTTTCCCATTGGCCCAGGCGCTGGTGGTTTGTAAATGGtactggaaagggggaggggaggagggtgtGCGAACGAGCGCGAGCGCGGCCCGGGCGGGAGCGGGAGGCTGGTTGGTTTCGCAATCGCTTCTCGCCGTCCGCCGGTCCCAACTCTTCGAAGTCAGGCGTCGGGGTCGCGCCGCAGTGGGGGCCTCGCTGGGTCCGCCTCGGGTGGAGGCCCCCTAG TTTGAAGAAACTGGCATGCTCCTTCCTTATCCATCAGAGTGAACTGGAACCTTGCCTTCCACTTCTTTCTGAGTCCAG TTCACTAATTGGATATACAAAGTATTCATTGTGGATGATCATGTAA